cccttagcTATACCCCCATAACACTACCGATTAGCCCTACCGAgtagccctaccccttagctATACCCCCCGTAGCTCGACCAATTAGTCCTACTGATTAGCCCTACCCTTTAGCGCTACCGATTAGCCCTACCGAGGAGCCCGACCCCTTAGCTATACTCCCGTAGCTCGACCAATTAGCCCTACTGattagccctaccccttagcgCTACCGattagccctaccccttagctATACCAACCGTAGCTCAACCAattagccctaccccttagctATATGCCCTATAGCTTGACCAATTAGCCCTACCGATTAGTCCTACCCCTTAGCTATACCCCCATAGCTCAACCAATTAGCCCTACCGAgtagccctaccccttagctATAGCTCTACTGattagccctaccccttagctATACCCCTTAGCGCTACCGATTAGCCCTATCCCTTAGCTATACCCCCCGTAGCTCGACCAATTAGCCCTACTGattagccctaccccttagctATACCAACCGTAGCTCGACTAATTAGCGCTACCGATTAGCCGTATCCCTTAGCTATATGCCCTATAGCTTAACCAATTAGCCCTACCGattagccctaccccttagcccttccgattagccctaccccttagctATACCCCCCGTAGCTCGACCAATTAGCCCTACCGATTAGCCCTATCCCTTAGCTATATGCCCTATAGCTTGACCAATTAGCCCTACTGattagccctaccccttagctATACCCCCCGTAGCTCGAACAATTAGCCCTACAGattagccctaccccttagctATACCCCTTAGCCCTACCGATTAGCCCTAACCCTTAACTATACCAACCGAAGCTCGACCAATTAGCCCTACTGAgtagccctaccccttagctATAGCTCTACTGattagccctaccccttagctATACCCCTTAGCGCTACCGATTAGCCCTACCGAGTAGCCCAACCGattagccctaccccttagctATACCCTTTTGCCCTACCTATGACCCTACCGATTAGCCCTACCAATTAGCTGAAACCCTTAACGCTACCGATTAGCCCCACCGATTAGCCCTACCCTAACCCTAGAATGTTtcttcttacattttaaaactttattaatcaacaaaatactgacatttttgaACTTCTGTCGTCGCCGACGCCGCAATCTTGCCGATCTTGAGgatttctgggaaatctgtgcGGGCCGGTGGCGAgcgaaaagagaaaagaaaataaataagacaaaagacaacaaaagactggaaaaaaaaatgaaaacagaaatgttcatattttcaaaaattgaaaaataaattgataaaattaataaaaaaaaattaaaaaactaaaaattaaaattaaaaaaataattaaataaataagaaaaatgtaaaaaaaaaacgaaaaaggaaaacataattaagaatataaataaaatataataaataagtgaaaataagagaaaaattaaaaaggtgaaaaatttattacaaaaaattagtaaaaataaataattggaAGGTTTCTctgattcattttaaaaaatttaaaaaattaaaataatgataatttaaaaaactattaacaaagaaaaaaataattatgagcatatatacatatacgacgaataagaaaaaaataatatgagaataaaatgattaaaatttaaaaaaaattaatgaaaataaagaatgagAAGAAGTTTTGTCTGTTAGAATgtaagaatgtttttcttacactTTGAAACTTTATtcattgacaaaatactgacatttatcaACTTCTGTTGTcacggacgccgccatcttgccaaAATTAtcattatatttcatttattttaaaaattttgaaaatgtatcAGACAAACCttctaattatttattttttaattaatattttttttttatcaatttttcatttttttatttttctattatattcactgatttgttgtattttatttatattcataatcatgttttctttttttttcaaaatgttcttatttgtttttcattttttttaaatatctaagtttttgtttttacattgtatgttttcacattttctacattgtatgaatttaaaaatgactttttattcaaattaaaaggttcaagttattttaattttgatttcattttcctttgttgtttttagaaaaatagtttattttctttttttaattttgctggtcatttttttatgttttgaataTTCGGTGAAATAttgttcagctttatttctcaCTTGAATTTCTCATTTCAGTTATTTataatttttatatatatttatttgttttttattttgtatgacttgtgttttcctttaatgttattttaattgttcttattgtgttgtatttatattagaattatttttctttcttttatatatacttttctaatattttttgAAATTCATTACTCAGTTTTTGAAATAAATCAGATAAAACTTCTtccaattatttattttctttaattgttttaaaatgttcttgtcttttaattcttattttattttttattttttatcatatatttatttatattcatcatattttttttctttctcaatattttttaaattattatgattatttattttattttgaaattttggaaaatgaatcaaaaaaacctaattatttatttttactatttatttttaataaaattttcatctttttttattgttctattatttttacttatttattgtatttcatttatattccaaactatgtttttcttttcaacttttctttgaattttttctCGTTTATCTTTAAATTTTTGTAAATATctaagttttgttttgattgtttttcttattttttcctttctttttcttgcttagtttttttcacttgatttttttttcccaatattgtttcttttatagttcttttttgtgtttttccttaatttttcttttcacttgattttttaaaatattgtattttctttttatttctttttttgttattttattagctttttctcacttgatttttcttaaatattgtattttttcaagttctattttgtcatttttttagttttttttcacttttaattgctttttattatttgttttacttttttttacttgatttttttccaatattgtAGTTCCTTTTTTAGTtctttttggtctttttttgtagttttttgtttcacttgattttttttaaaaatattgcattttcttttttgtctttattgtcttttttttactttcatttttcatttgattttttttaaatattgtattttcttttttagtacttttttgtcttttttttacttttatttttcatttgattttttttaaatattgtattttcttttttagtacttttttgtcaattttttaaattttcttatcgcttgattttttttgaatattgtattttcttttttatttatttttgacatttttttagtttattttacttgattttgtctttcaatttttttcatttttttctattttttcctctatacttatttatttttcatcaatttACAAtcattttcccccttttttatttttctattgtaTTCCACTTACACACCAAattatttgtctttctttttaaaattttttttcgaatttttttcatttattttaaattttttttttttttcgaaacaGAACTATGCGAAGCTTCTTCCTCATTGTTCCCCGGCATTGTTCACCCGTCCCGACCTTTTCAAGTCGGCGAGGCGCGGCCGCCGCTCTCTTTGCGTAACGCCGTTAATTAACCCCCGATCGGaatgttttcttctcctcttgtTCAAAGAACAATGTTCCGGGGGAACAAAAGAAGCAGGCGCGTCTCTTGGGCAAGGCATCTTCGCCATCCGCCGCGCCCGGATTCTTACAAAAAGGGAACGAGTTCCACTCCGGTCCTGACTTTCTGCGATTCTACGACGCCCGACGATGAAGTTCCTGACGCTCCTCGCGCTCCTTGCTTTCTCCGCCACAGGTTcgctctttttttaaaatttttaatttttttttttaacattttatgatttttttggaTGTACTTccttatatttatatttatttagaattttcttaatttaagttttaatttttttctgaatgtatTTTCAAACTACTCACTTTATTTACTTtcaattactttattttttttagttctaAATGGAATTAGaaatttcaaatttcaaaagaaaatcgaatgaaaatgaaaaagaaatcgattgaaaaaaagggttttaaatttaaaattaaaattcttttttttccaggacaaaaaaaaagttgtttttgtctttgttgttgtttttttttaagttttaaaatgaattcaaaacatcaaaacatacaaatcaacttcaaaagaaaatcgaatgaaaatgaaaaagaaatcattaaaaaaaaaggtttcaatttgaaactttaaattaaaattgtgtttttttccatgattaaaaaaaaaactttttgtattcattgttgttttttttttttaatggatttttcaACAAGGGCCTTGGACAAAaataacgttttttttttatttttttttttttttaccaattaCAGGAAACGATTGGATCCTagcttttgaatttttttgcaatttcacatctgaaaagaatttttttttaatttaaattttaaactaattcaaattttgaaaagttaaaagcaaaaatgtaaaatgtaaaaaattaaaaagaaaaaacgtaaaaaataaaaacctaaaaaggaaaaattaaaaaaagaaaagaagtaccaaagtaaaaaagttaaaagcaaaaatgtcaaaaaattaaaataagaaaagttaaaaaattaaaaagtttaacgggaaaaaggaaaatgtaaaaatttaaaaatgtagaaattacAAATGTAAAGACGTGCCAAaggaaaaatgttaaaagcaaaaatgtaaaaaatttaaagtaagaaaagtaaaaaagtaaaaaagttaaacgggaaaaaggaaaatgtaaaaaatttaaaataagaaaagttaaaaagtttaaaaaaaagttaaaaggaaaaaagggaaaagtgaaaatgtaaaaatttaaaaacttaGAAAGTACAAAAGTTAAGATGTACCAAAgtaaaaaagttaaaagcaaaaatgtaaaaaatttaaagtaagaaaaggaaaaaaggaaaaaagttaaaagggaaaaaggaaaatgtaaaaatttaaaaacgTAGAAATTACAAACGTAAAGAAGTACctaaataaaaaagttaaaagcaaaaatgtaacaaaaacaagtaaaacagcaaaaaaggaaaagaaggaaaaagtacaaattaaaaaagtaaaaagtaaaaactaaagtgttgttgttgttgttgttgttgttgttgttgcagcgGCGGCGTTCTACCAGCGCTCCTGCAAACGCTGCAACGACCCAAACGACCTGGACTGCGAGCTGGAGGACCAGGTGGTTTGCCCCTGGGGCAAGATGTGCCTGACGGCCTCCGCCATTTgtaagcaaacaaacaaaaacaaacaaacaaacaaacaagcggCCTCCCGCTAGCTTCCGCCGCTAACGCTAGCTTGTTTTCAGTGGAGATTGACGGAACCCAGAAGACCCGGATCTTTAAGGACTGCGTGGGGGCGGACCTGTGCCCGTCCACGGGGCAACGCCAGATCTCCGGCGGCGTGGGCGACGCCTACGCGCTGGCCAACGTCTACTGTTGCCAGGGCAATGGCTGCAACGACGAGGAGCTGCCCTGTGAGTCACCAGCATCGTTACGctgcattaatttttttttacattttatttatttattttatttgttatattacttattattgtattttgtctatttttatttgtattttttttagtttttattttaatttttttactaTTATAGAAAAGTTTTAACATTATAAATAACAGTAagttgcaaaagaaaaaaaaaaaaaaattatgaatcgtaaataaattaaaggTAAATTATGAAGGtaaagatgatttttttaaacatggtTAAAAATCGTAGATCTTTATTTTACCTATTTAATAACATATTACGTCActatttattttctatatttaatttaaaaacaaaaagttaaaaaaagtaaaaaatgaagaagtagaaatataaaaaaaatttaaaataaaaacgttcaaaccaaaaaagtaaaaaaaaattaaaaagtaacaggtgagaaagtaaaaaaagtacaaaaataaaaattgactttttatttaccgttatattttcatgtattattttctcattctggtaattatttttttttgaccatTTATATTATTGAggtaccaaaataaaagcatttaaagcACTAATACACTTCATAGATATAACTTCTTATTCTGACTTTTCCActgtatatttttattattattaaatttatttatttattgcattaattattatttttattaaaacaatttTGGATCGTTTTTCAGAATGAACTTTAATAACAGATAAGTTTTTTATTGAAATcttaaagaaaaaccaaaaaaaaaaaaaaaaaaaaaaatatatatatatatatacatatacatatatatacatatacatgcTGGTATAGCATTAGCGTAGCATCAAGCTAACCTCCCGGTCTGGTTTCAGTCCCTGAGTTTTCGAGCCACGAGCCGAACCGCCGCATCTGCTCCAGCTGCGAGGGCGAGGACTGCCTGGAGGTGGAATGCCGCGGCGACGAGGACACCTGCTTCACGGGCCAGCGTGAGTTCGCTAGCCCGCTAGCCCGCTAGcccgctagctgctagctgcttgAACACTTCTTCACTCAGATTAAAATAATAGTTTTTCTTTCGATTACTGCTTCATTGTAACTCCtaactttaatttattttggtcatttgttttagttatttattcattttttttaatttaattaaattagtaaCTTTGgcctctgtatttttttttcatttttatttatttatttgtttatttatttatttatttatttatttatatttacattacaAATTCGGTTATTCAGTTTCACTACCGTTTACTagtatttgatttattttttcgacattttatgtttattttatatattttactttatttttatctattcatttcttttattttttttaagacattttgtatatattttaattctttttattttttttttatctattcgtttttatttagttttcagacattttaaatttattttaattattttaatttattttttttatccattcctttttatttagtttttggacattttatatttattttatttactttatttttaatgtattcatttgctcattttttagacattttatttttattttaatgttttttttatctattcatttcttttgttattttgtatttttttcatttattttacgttatattttaatatatttatttttttatatatattgtttggcattttatgtttattttatttattttaaaatattttttatcgattcaattttttttattttttttttagaaattttgtatttattttatttattttaatttattttttatctatttggttttacatatatttttagacattttatatttatttttttcattttactttctttttattttttcatttttatttattttttagtcattttgtattttatttttttcaattcgtTTATTTAactcttcatttttatttattattacaatattttatttatagaattttattttatatttaattattaatttaatttaattatttctgttaattcaatttattttatttgattttattcttcAACTTTTCTTGGAATTCTCCCTGACAAATAAAGTGTGAACGTGTCGCCCCCCCAGTGCTCGTGCACGGCGAGTACGTGCCCCTGGTGGGCTGCGGCACGGAGGACGTTTGCTCGGCGGCCGCGGCGCTGGAGAGCGTCCCCTTCCTGGAGAAGCTGGGCACCGTGGCCGAGGAGCCCGAGTGCAGCGAGGCGCCCGAGCCGCAAGGTCAGGACGCCATTTTTATCAGCTTCACTAACatctgttttattgttgtcatttatttttgaatttttttaattacaatatttttatttcttatttttattattatattcactatttaattacatttattatttttatttgttcatcattatgattattattaatgATAATCACGTTTATCaatttttcattatatttttattattatttttattattagcattattgtttttttaatcattattttatgatcttattattttttatttgttttattgttttattattattttgattattagcattattattattgttattttttcatttatttgttattttgtaattattttaagattttattatttaatattagttttttaatattcttattattatcattatcatcattattattattattattatcatttttatattatctttatttatttattgttttttaaatattttgagaTGGTAATATTTCGTATTAGTTTTTTAATattctcattattattatcattatttttttttatttgttgttttttaattattttaagattttattatttagtcttattttttaaacattattattattatcaataattataacaataataatgtttATCCATTTGTTAacatattatttattatttgtaatattattttttattatattaccctttcattactttattattattatttcttctttcttttttaatcgaTACATTTTCTATAAttaatttttattcatatttttatcCAATATTTTTTCCACAATGATTTTTACCGTCTTAAATTCTATTTTCCAATCGCTGCTATTATCCTCCATGTTTTGACATTTCCTCACGTTACTTTTCATCCCAAATGTATATTTATactgttaatgtttattattgttgttttaacGGGATGCTCCGTGTGTGCAGCACGTCGCTGCCTGATGTGCAACGACACCACCGACTCCACCTGCGCCTCCACCACGGAGATCGAGTGCCCCATGACGGACGACCAGTGCGTCACCGCCACCTTCCTGGGTACagcctttattattattatgattattattattattattttttaatttttgcttttatgactattgtttgatttattttttcattttttttatttgtttatttatctatatttttactttttatccCCTATTTTTATTACTATTGTTAtcattatagtttttttttgctcagatcCTTGATAATATACATTTTcatatgtaattttttttctcttactCTCTTAttactttttactttatttatttatttatttatttatttatttatttatttatttatttatttatttatttatttatttatttatttttattttgtttaatcccttattattattattattattattattattattattattattattattatcatcattattacactgtattatttaaatatttgtaaataaatattaacatttatgaaacacaatttaaaattaattttttaaattattttttaatttttttctgtttttattttattttttattactattattgttCTTATAGCCattatcatatatatatatatatatatatacatatataatagtaattattattattattattattattattattattattattgttattattgttattattattactacacttaattatttaaatatttgtaaacaaaaatgaagcagaatttaaaattattctttttattttttttttctgtatttattttattttttaattactatTATTGTTCTTATagccattattattattactattattattattgttattattattattattattattatgttattgttattattattactacactttattatttaaatatttgtaaacaaaaatgaaacataatttataattttttttttatttttttattttttctgtatttattttactttttaattactATT
This window of the Salarias fasciatus unplaced genomic scaffold, fSalaFa1.1, whole genome shotgun sequence genome carries:
- the LOC115385272 gene encoding urokinase plasminogen activator surface receptor-like isoform X2, with protein sequence MKFLTLLALLAFSATAAAFYQRSCKRCNDPNDLDCELEDQVVCPWGKMCLTASAILEIDGTQKTRIFKDCVGADLCPSTGQRQISGGVGDAYALANVYCCQGNGCNDEELPFPEFSSHEPNRRICSSCEGEDCLEVECRGDEDTCFTGQLLVHGEYVPLVGCGTEDVCSAAAALESVPFLEKLGTVAEEPECSEAPEPQARRCLMCNDTTDSTCASTTEIECPMTDDQCVTATFLGGRVYRGCGPPSVCPADRPVDTVVELAIESGGTAGGANLKCCRGDNCNNDTLAAPAAGTNNGMFCSICFPGTSICNFLIQCQGIEDRCFSAIGNVSGSVNTLLGCASASVCEAPGSAAAPFLLSDTELMEPLSCCEGLTCNDPDRPTEAPPTTTMSPPTSSTSSSSEEDDDSDFGDGFFPTSDPLEDPFLGGGAKDAVAQQMLFLVQQLLLYLQQLQLFLLLVYVQLMLQQAALW